A part of Microbacterium terregens genomic DNA contains:
- the lgt gene encoding prolipoprotein diacylglyceryl transferase, giving the protein MLFATTSAVHGVLASIPSPTVSYFDIGPLRIHIYALCIIAGIIAAVLLTNWRLTRRGAEPWVVIDICLIAVPLGIIGARIFHVLTHPGFYFGEGTDFWAIFRIWEGGIAIYGALIGGAIGAWLGCRWTGIRFWTFADALAPGLLLAQAMGRFGNWFNQELFGLPTDLPWGLEIDSDNAAFPAGLAPGTLFHPTFLYEVIWNTLGVLFLLWVGHRFRLQWGRLFGLYLVWYSAGRIVWESIRLDPSEIILGLRSNVWAAIIGVVLGLVIFFLQKKRHPGLEASPYVRGREWSPPGTVQSQGDFVDVSEPPADELAPGTATSTVASK; this is encoded by the coding sequence ATGTTGTTCGCCACCACGAGCGCGGTCCACGGTGTGCTCGCCAGCATCCCCAGCCCGACGGTCAGCTATTTCGACATCGGACCCCTGCGGATCCACATCTACGCGCTGTGCATCATCGCGGGCATCATCGCCGCCGTCCTGCTCACGAACTGGCGCCTGACCCGTCGCGGAGCCGAGCCCTGGGTCGTGATCGACATCTGCCTCATCGCGGTGCCGCTGGGCATCATCGGAGCGCGGATCTTCCACGTCCTCACCCATCCCGGGTTCTACTTCGGCGAGGGCACGGACTTCTGGGCGATCTTCCGCATCTGGGAGGGCGGCATCGCGATCTACGGCGCCCTGATCGGCGGCGCCATCGGAGCCTGGCTCGGCTGCCGGTGGACCGGCATCCGGTTCTGGACCTTCGCCGACGCCCTCGCGCCGGGGCTGCTGCTCGCGCAAGCGATGGGACGCTTCGGCAACTGGTTCAACCAGGAGCTGTTCGGCCTGCCCACGGACCTGCCCTGGGGCCTGGAGATCGACAGCGACAACGCGGCCTTCCCCGCGGGTCTGGCGCCCGGCACCCTCTTTCACCCGACTTTCCTGTACGAGGTGATCTGGAACACGCTCGGCGTGCTGTTCCTGCTGTGGGTCGGCCACAGATTCCGTCTGCAGTGGGGCCGGCTGTTCGGCCTCTACCTCGTCTGGTACAGCGCGGGCCGCATCGTGTGGGAGTCGATCCGCCTCGACCCCAGCGAGATCATCCTCGGGCTGCGCAGCAACGTCTGGGCGGCGATCATCGGTGTCGTCCTCGGTCTGGTCATCTTCTTCCTCCAGAAGAAGCGGCATCCGGGGCTGGAGGCGTCGCCGTACGTCCGCGGCCGCGAATGGTCGCCTCCGGGCACTGTACAATCGCAAGGCGACTTCGTCGACGTCAGCGAACCACCGGCCGACGAACTCGCTCCGGGCACCGCCACAAGCACAGTCGCCTCGAAGTAG
- the trpA gene encoding tryptophan synthase subunit alpha, with translation MTSRVSAAIDAAHADGRGAFVAYLPLGFPDLQTSIDAAVTLAENGVDVLELGPPYSDPVMDGTVIQEATQTALAAGFRLQDTFTAMREITRRVDVPVLVMSYWNPVMQYGVDRYADDLLAAGGAGLITPDITPDAAADWIAASERTGLDRVFLAAPTSTDERLDLIIEASTGFVYTVSTMGITGERAQLDAAARRLVERLRVRGSASLRTCVGVGISTAEQVSGVLAYADGAIVGTALVRALRDGGLEGLAETARALSAGTRRRA, from the coding sequence GTGACCTCACGCGTATCGGCCGCGATCGACGCCGCGCACGCGGACGGGCGCGGGGCATTCGTCGCGTACCTCCCACTGGGCTTCCCCGACCTGCAGACCAGCATCGATGCCGCGGTCACTCTCGCCGAGAACGGTGTGGACGTGCTCGAGCTCGGCCCCCCGTACTCGGACCCCGTCATGGACGGGACCGTCATCCAAGAGGCGACCCAGACCGCTCTGGCGGCAGGCTTCCGCCTGCAGGACACCTTCACCGCGATGCGTGAGATCACTCGCCGCGTCGACGTACCCGTTCTGGTGATGTCGTACTGGAACCCGGTGATGCAGTACGGCGTGGACCGCTACGCCGATGATCTCCTGGCCGCGGGCGGTGCCGGGCTCATCACGCCGGACATCACCCCCGACGCCGCCGCGGACTGGATCGCCGCGAGCGAGCGCACCGGTCTGGATCGCGTGTTCCTGGCCGCACCGACGTCCACCGATGAGCGTCTCGACCTGATCATCGAGGCATCCACCGGTTTCGTCTACACAGTGTCGACCATGGGCATCACCGGAGAACGCGCACAGCTGGATGCCGCGGCCCGCCGTCTGGTGGAGAGGCTTCGTGTCCGCGGCTCGGCCTCCCTGCGCACGTGCGTCGGAGTCGGCATCTCCACGGCCGAGCAGGTCAGCGGTGTGCTCGCCTATGCCGATGGCGCGATCGTCGGCACGGCGCTCGTGCGCGCGCTCCGCGACGGCGGCCTGGAGGGCCTGGCCGAGACGGCTCGAGCCCTGTCTGCAGGCACGCGACGCCGCGCCTAG
- the trpB gene encoding tryptophan synthase subunit beta yields the protein MSLREAPGPYFGEFGGRFMPESLIAAIDELTAVYEDAMADPAFEVELLGLLHSYAGRPSALTEVPRFAAHAGGGRIFLKREDLNHTGSHKINNVLGQALLTKRLGKTRVIAETGAGQHGVATATAAALFGFDCTIYMGEVDTQRQALNVARMRLLGAEVIPVTTGSRTLKDAINDAYRDWVASVETTNYIFGTAAGPHPFPAMVRDFQRIIGEEARAQLLDEIGRLPDAVFACVGGGSNAIGMFDAFLDDEGVALYGVEAAGDGIDTPRHAASIERGRPGVLHGARTFVLQDEDGQTIESHSISAGLDYPGVGPEHAWLASIGRAEYIPATDDEAMQALRLLSETEGIIPAIESAHALAGAIRIGRELGPDAVIAICLSGRGDKDMDTAARYFELYDANAALEGPPVATPAPAEEAKGEGTKL from the coding sequence ATGAGTCTGCGCGAGGCACCCGGACCCTATTTCGGTGAGTTCGGCGGGCGCTTCATGCCCGAGTCGCTCATCGCCGCGATCGACGAGCTCACGGCCGTCTACGAGGACGCCATGGCCGATCCCGCGTTCGAGGTCGAGCTGCTCGGCCTGCTGCACTCGTACGCCGGAAGGCCGTCGGCGCTGACCGAAGTGCCCCGGTTCGCCGCACACGCCGGCGGGGGGCGGATCTTCCTCAAGCGCGAGGATCTGAACCACACGGGCTCGCACAAGATCAACAACGTGCTCGGCCAGGCGCTGCTGACCAAGCGCCTCGGCAAGACGCGGGTGATCGCCGAGACCGGGGCGGGCCAGCACGGCGTTGCGACGGCCACCGCCGCCGCGCTCTTCGGCTTCGACTGCACCATCTACATGGGCGAGGTGGACACGCAGCGCCAGGCGCTGAACGTCGCCCGTATGCGGCTGCTGGGCGCGGAGGTGATTCCGGTCACGACAGGATCGCGAACGCTCAAGGACGCGATCAACGACGCCTACCGCGATTGGGTCGCGAGCGTGGAGACCACGAACTACATCTTCGGAACCGCCGCGGGCCCGCACCCGTTCCCGGCGATGGTCCGGGACTTCCAGCGGATCATCGGCGAAGAGGCCCGCGCGCAGCTGCTCGACGAGATCGGCCGTCTTCCGGACGCCGTCTTCGCCTGCGTCGGCGGGGGATCCAACGCCATCGGCATGTTCGATGCGTTCCTGGACGACGAAGGAGTCGCGCTCTACGGCGTGGAAGCAGCCGGTGACGGCATCGACACTCCCCGGCACGCGGCATCCATCGAACGCGGTCGCCCCGGCGTCCTGCACGGCGCCAGAACGTTCGTGCTTCAGGACGAGGACGGCCAGACCATCGAGTCCCACTCGATCTCGGCCGGCCTGGACTACCCGGGCGTGGGCCCTGAGCATGCCTGGCTCGCATCGATCGGACGCGCCGAGTACATCCCGGCGACCGACGACGAAGCCATGCAGGCCCTGCGGCTGCTGTCCGAGACGGAGGGCATCATTCCCGCCATCGAGTCCGCGCACGCCCTCGCCGGTGCCATCCGCATCGGTCGTGAGCTCGGCCCCGATGCGGTGATCGCGATCTGCCTGTCCGGACGCGGCGACAAGGACATGGACACCGCGGCGCGCTACTTCGAGCTCTACGACGCCAATGCGGCGCTGGAGGGTCCGCCGGTCGCGACCCCGGCCCCGGCCGAAGAAGCCAAGGGCGAGGGGACGAAGCTGTGA
- the trpC gene encoding indole-3-glycerol phosphate synthase TrpC, translated as MLADLTAGAVEDAEARASTRPLAVVEQAALAQPAARDALTFLAPAPRVKIIAEVKRASPSRGDLATIPDPALQARLYEQGGAATISVLTEGRRFKGSLADLEAVHAAVALPVLRKDFIATEYQVLEARASGADLVLLIVAALEQDVLERLHALTIQLGMTPLVETHSAEEVARAADIGARLIGVNARDLSTFALDRDLFGRLADRIPADAIKIAESAVLAPADVAHYRAAGADVVLIGEALVTGDPVATLTAFLEAGS; from the coding sequence ATGCTCGCCGACCTGACGGCCGGCGCGGTTGAGGACGCCGAGGCGCGCGCCTCGACTCGGCCCCTCGCCGTCGTGGAACAGGCGGCTCTCGCGCAACCCGCCGCACGGGATGCGCTGACATTCCTCGCTCCCGCCCCCCGTGTGAAGATCATCGCGGAAGTCAAGCGAGCCAGCCCCTCGCGCGGCGATCTCGCGACGATCCCGGACCCCGCGCTGCAGGCCCGCCTGTACGAGCAGGGCGGTGCGGCCACGATCTCGGTGCTCACCGAGGGCCGGCGGTTCAAGGGCAGCCTCGCCGATCTCGAGGCCGTGCACGCGGCGGTGGCGCTGCCTGTGCTGCGCAAGGACTTCATCGCCACCGAGTACCAGGTGCTCGAGGCGCGGGCATCCGGCGCTGATCTGGTGCTGCTGATCGTCGCCGCGCTCGAGCAGGACGTGCTCGAGCGCCTGCACGCCCTGACGATCCAGCTCGGCATGACGCCGCTGGTGGAGACGCACTCCGCCGAAGAGGTCGCTCGAGCAGCCGATATCGGCGCCCGCCTGATCGGCGTGAACGCACGCGACCTCTCGACATTCGCGCTCGACCGCGACCTGTTCGGGCGCCTGGCCGACCGCATCCCCGCCGACGCGATCAAGATCGCGGAGTCTGCGGTGCTGGCGCCGGCGGACGTCGCCCACTACCGAGCCGCCGGCGCCGACGTGGTGCTCATCGGCGAAGCCCTGGTGACGGGGGATCCCGTCGCCACCCTGACTGCTTTCCTGGAGGCTGGATCATGA
- a CDS encoding DUF6704 family protein, producing MSNPIGDPGHGHSPAAWTAVIIMLAAVSLGTVAYWFDVVWLVWASAGLLVVGALVGWALAKAGWGVNGAKYTPKEH from the coding sequence ATGAGCAACCCCATCGGCGACCCCGGTCACGGACACTCGCCTGCCGCATGGACCGCCGTCATCATCATGCTCGCGGCGGTCTCGCTCGGCACGGTCGCCTACTGGTTCGACGTGGTGTGGCTGGTGTGGGCATCCGCTGGGCTCCTCGTCGTCGGCGCGCTCGTCGGCTGGGCCCTTGCCAAGGCGGGTTGGGGCGTCAACGGCGCGAAGTACACGCCGAAAGAGCATTGA
- a CDS encoding Trp biosynthesis-associated membrane protein: MNRRARLIAVLTTLAVGAMGVISSTQTWLVATLDDGAQHTLTVAGAAAVPVLTPLSLAVLALGAALSIVGLVLRIVFGALTVAIAVLLGWLSALIAVQSPISAVASTVTTATGITGEDAVAEMVSSVTATAWPGLTVACCIVLLAAGLFTLVSARTWSRSGRKYDADAVASAPTAGTASRPFDAIDSWDDMSRGADPTAGPTAGPR, encoded by the coding sequence ATGAACCGGCGCGCGCGCCTCATCGCGGTTCTCACCACGCTGGCCGTCGGTGCGATGGGCGTGATCTCCTCCACGCAGACGTGGCTGGTCGCCACCCTGGACGACGGCGCCCAGCACACCCTCACCGTCGCCGGCGCGGCGGCGGTGCCCGTCCTCACACCGCTCAGCCTGGCCGTGCTGGCGCTCGGCGCCGCCTTGTCGATCGTGGGCCTCGTGCTTCGGATCGTCTTCGGCGCCCTGACCGTGGCCATCGCCGTCCTCCTGGGATGGCTGAGCGCGCTGATCGCCGTCCAGAGCCCGATCAGTGCCGTCGCCTCCACCGTCACGACCGCCACCGGGATCACGGGTGAGGATGCCGTCGCCGAAATGGTGTCATCCGTCACCGCGACAGCGTGGCCCGGCCTCACCGTGGCCTGCTGCATCGTGCTGCTCGCCGCCGGGCTCTTCACGCTCGTGTCCGCCCGCACGTGGAGCAGGAGCGGCCGCAAGTACGACGCCGACGCGGTCGCCTCCGCGCCCACTGCAGGAACGGCATCCCGCCCGTTCGACGCCATCGACTCGTGGGACGACATGTCCCGCGGCGCCGACCCGACCGCGGGGCCGACTGCCGGACCCCGCTAG
- the hisI gene encoding phosphoribosyl-AMP cyclohydrolase, whose translation MTETVDDRIARVTFTADGLVAAIIQQWDTREVLMLGWMDAEALRRTLTSGRVTFWSRSRGEYWRKGDTSGNIQLVRSARLDCDGDAILVEVDQVGPACHTGTRTCFDADDLRAVAGPSR comes from the coding sequence ATGACCGAGACCGTGGACGACCGCATCGCGCGGGTCACCTTCACCGCGGACGGGCTGGTGGCCGCGATCATCCAGCAGTGGGACACGCGCGAAGTCCTCATGCTGGGGTGGATGGATGCCGAGGCACTGCGCCGCACGCTCACATCAGGCCGCGTGACGTTCTGGTCCCGCTCTCGCGGGGAGTACTGGCGAAAGGGCGACACGTCGGGGAACATCCAACTCGTCCGCAGCGCACGGCTGGACTGCGACGGCGATGCCATCCTCGTCGAAGTCGACCAGGTCGGCCCGGCGTGCCACACCGGCACACGCACATGCTTCGACGCCGACGACCTGCGCGCCGTCGCGGGCCCGTCCCGATGA
- the hisF gene encoding imidazole glycerol phosphate synthase subunit HisF, which yields MALVCRVIPCLDVAAGRVVKGVNFENLRDMGDPVELAREYFAQGADELTFLDVTATVDERATTYDVVRRTAEEVFIPLTVGGGVRSADDVARLLGVGADKVGVNSAAIARPDLVTEIADRFGAQVLVLSLDVKRAPGTHSGFVVTTHGGRTLTSLDAVDWAREAIERGAGELLVNSIDADGTKTGFDLELVALMREVSSVPVIASGGAGRAEDFAPAIHAGADAVLAASVFHSGQLTVGEVKAAMAAAGIEVRK from the coding sequence ATGGCGCTTGTGTGCCGAGTCATCCCGTGCCTGGACGTCGCGGCAGGACGCGTCGTCAAGGGCGTGAACTTCGAGAACCTGCGAGACATGGGCGATCCCGTCGAGCTCGCGCGCGAATACTTCGCCCAGGGTGCCGACGAGCTGACGTTCCTGGATGTCACCGCCACGGTCGATGAGCGAGCCACGACCTACGACGTGGTGCGGCGCACGGCCGAAGAGGTCTTCATTCCCCTCACCGTCGGCGGAGGCGTCCGCTCGGCGGACGATGTGGCACGCCTGCTGGGGGTCGGCGCCGACAAGGTGGGCGTGAACTCCGCGGCGATCGCGCGGCCCGATCTGGTCACGGAGATCGCGGATCGCTTCGGCGCGCAGGTGCTCGTTCTGTCGCTGGATGTGAAACGCGCGCCCGGTACGCACTCCGGCTTCGTGGTCACGACGCACGGCGGCCGCACGCTGACCTCGCTGGATGCAGTGGACTGGGCACGTGAGGCCATCGAACGCGGCGCGGGGGAGCTGCTGGTCAACTCGATCGACGCCGACGGCACGAAGACGGGATTCGACCTGGAACTGGTCGCTCTCATGCGCGAGGTCTCGAGCGTGCCGGTGATCGCGTCCGGCGGAGCGGGCCGCGCCGAGGACTTCGCACCGGCCATCCATGCCGGTGCCGACGCTGTGCTGGCCGCCAGTGTCTTCCATTCCGGTCAACTGACCGTCGGCGAGGTGAAGGCCGCGATGGCGGCCGCAGGGATCGAGGTGCGGAAATGA
- the hisG gene encoding ATP phosphoribosyltransferase, giving the protein MLRIAVPNKGSLADTAAEMLQEAGYTGRRDPKDLHVIDPANEVEFFYLRPKDIATYVGSRALDVGITGRDLLLDARMPGAREIEALGFGESTFRFASPPGAFTAVEDLEGVRVATAYPGLVDGFLDERGVAVDLVPLDGAVESAVRLGVADAVADVVSTGTTLRQAGLEIFGPVILQSEAVLIGAPEEVDGTQTLLRRLRGVMVARRYVLIDYDLPVHLIDAAVAIAPGIESPTISPLRDPEWVAVRVMSARKDVNLVMDALYAIGARAILVTAIHNARL; this is encoded by the coding sequence ATGCTGCGAATCGCCGTGCCGAACAAGGGGTCGCTCGCCGACACCGCCGCCGAGATGCTCCAAGAGGCGGGATACACCGGCCGGCGCGACCCGAAGGACCTCCACGTCATCGACCCGGCCAACGAGGTCGAGTTCTTCTACCTGCGCCCCAAGGACATCGCGACCTACGTCGGCTCTCGCGCGCTGGATGTGGGCATCACCGGACGCGACCTGCTGCTGGATGCGAGGATGCCCGGCGCGCGCGAGATCGAGGCGCTCGGCTTCGGCGAGTCGACGTTCCGCTTCGCCTCGCCTCCCGGTGCCTTCACAGCCGTGGAGGATCTCGAGGGCGTCCGTGTCGCGACCGCCTACCCGGGACTGGTGGACGGCTTCCTCGACGAGCGGGGCGTCGCCGTTGATCTCGTCCCCCTCGACGGCGCCGTCGAGTCGGCTGTGCGCCTGGGCGTGGCGGATGCCGTCGCCGATGTCGTCTCGACCGGCACCACCCTGCGCCAGGCCGGGCTGGAGATCTTCGGTCCGGTGATCCTGCAGTCCGAGGCCGTGCTGATCGGCGCGCCGGAAGAGGTCGACGGCACCCAGACTCTGCTGCGCAGGCTGCGCGGGGTGATGGTCGCGCGCCGCTACGTGCTGATCGATTACGACCTTCCCGTGCATCTGATCGACGCCGCCGTGGCGATCGCACCCGGCATCGAGTCGCCGACGATCTCTCCGTTGCGCGACCCGGAATGGGTCGCGGTGCGCGTGATGAGCGCACGCAAGGACGTGAACCTGGTGATGGACGCGCTGTACGCCATCGGCGCACGGGCGATCCTCGTGACGGCCATCCACAACGCGAGGCTGTAG
- a CDS encoding phosphoribosyl-ATP diphosphatase: MKTFDTLFAELADKAATRPDGSGTVAQLDAGVHAIGKKIVEEAAEVWMAAEYESTDAAAEEISQLLYHLQVLMLAKGLSLEDVYRHL, encoded by the coding sequence GTGAAGACGTTCGACACGCTGTTCGCGGAGCTGGCTGACAAGGCCGCCACCCGACCCGACGGATCGGGAACCGTGGCGCAGCTTGACGCAGGCGTCCACGCGATCGGCAAGAAGATCGTCGAAGAAGCGGCCGAAGTCTGGATGGCTGCCGAGTACGAGTCGACGGATGCCGCGGCTGAGGAGATCTCGCAGCTGCTGTATCACCTGCAGGTCCTGATGCTCGCGAAGGGCCTCAGCCTCGAAGATGTCTACCGACATCTCTGA
- the rpe gene encoding ribulose-phosphate 3-epimerase, translating to MSAVRINPSILAADFANMQAELARIAGADFVHVDIMDNHFVPNLTFGPQMVARIQDTSPVPLDVHLMIDQPERWAPEYAELGAASVTFHLEAATDPVALARRLRAIGARAGIAVKPATPIEGLFDVLDEFDQILVMTVEPGFGGQSFMPETMPKLRLLSDEARRRGSAVWLQVDGGISESTIAQAAEAGADTFVAGSAVFGAADPDTAISALRTTAARHRHAH from the coding sequence ATGAGCGCGGTGCGCATCAACCCGAGCATCCTGGCCGCCGATTTCGCGAACATGCAGGCGGAACTGGCGCGCATCGCCGGCGCGGATTTCGTCCACGTGGACATCATGGACAACCATTTCGTGCCGAACCTGACCTTCGGGCCCCAGATGGTCGCGCGCATCCAGGACACCAGTCCCGTCCCCCTGGACGTGCACCTGATGATCGACCAGCCCGAGCGGTGGGCTCCCGAATACGCCGAGCTCGGCGCCGCCTCCGTCACCTTCCACCTCGAGGCGGCGACCGATCCGGTCGCGCTCGCACGCCGCCTGCGTGCCATCGGCGCCCGCGCCGGGATCGCCGTCAAGCCGGCCACGCCGATCGAGGGGCTGTTCGACGTGCTCGACGAGTTCGACCAGATCCTCGTGATGACGGTCGAACCCGGATTCGGCGGTCAGTCGTTCATGCCCGAGACGATGCCGAAGCTGCGTCTGCTCTCCGACGAGGCCCGCCGCCGCGGCTCCGCGGTCTGGCTGCAGGTCGACGGCGGGATCAGCGAGTCCACGATCGCACAGGCCGCCGAAGCCGGGGCGGACACGTTCGTCGCCGGCTCCGCCGTCTTCGGGGCTGCCGATCCCGACACCGCGATCTCGGCACTGCGGACCACTGCGGCGCGTCACCGACACGCGCACTGA
- a CDS encoding RsmB/NOP family class I SAM-dependent RNA methyltransferase encodes MSSADTSRRVAFETIRAVNESDAYANLLLPKAIARAGLNTADAALATELTYGTLRRQGTYDAVIQIAADRGIQEIDPAVLDALRLGVHQLLSTRVASHAAVNESVELARSAGSRGASGFANAVLRRVSRDTPGEWMSRVAASARSDDERLGLVHSHPVWVVRAFRRALAAEGRADELEALLTADNAAPRVTMAALPGLAELPEDARHTPYSPFGFRLGGGDPERLVRESGGTVRVQDEGSQLAALALTRALPAQPGEVWLDLCAGPGGKTAVLAAEALQVGARVEANEVSHARAGLVRQAISGIPLEVPVSEEDGRVRPGAGAYDRILVDAPCTGLGALRRRPEARWRKSPADVAELTQLQGELLLSAIGGLRSGGVVAYVTCSPHLGETAGVVSEVQRAFGGSLEELDAREVLRAISGAEPDLPAQKDGSGRAQLWPHRHNTDAMSITLLRRP; translated from the coding sequence GTGAGCTCCGCGGACACCTCCCGGCGGGTCGCCTTCGAGACGATCCGCGCGGTGAACGAGTCGGACGCCTACGCGAATCTGCTGCTCCCGAAGGCCATCGCCCGAGCGGGGCTGAACACCGCGGACGCCGCACTGGCCACCGAACTGACCTACGGCACGCTGCGGCGCCAGGGCACCTACGACGCCGTCATCCAGATCGCTGCGGACCGCGGCATCCAGGAGATCGACCCGGCGGTGCTGGATGCCCTCCGTCTGGGCGTGCACCAGCTGCTCTCGACGCGCGTCGCTTCGCACGCGGCGGTGAACGAGTCCGTCGAACTGGCCCGCAGTGCCGGCAGCCGCGGCGCCTCGGGTTTCGCCAACGCCGTGCTGCGCCGGGTGTCGCGGGACACGCCGGGGGAGTGGATGTCGCGGGTCGCTGCCAGCGCGCGTTCCGACGACGAACGCCTCGGGCTGGTCCACTCGCACCCGGTGTGGGTCGTCCGGGCGTTCCGACGGGCGCTGGCGGCCGAAGGTCGCGCGGACGAGCTCGAGGCCCTCCTGACCGCGGACAACGCGGCGCCCCGCGTCACGATGGCGGCGTTGCCCGGCCTCGCCGAACTGCCTGAGGACGCGCGGCACACGCCGTACTCGCCGTTCGGATTCCGGCTCGGCGGCGGCGACCCCGAGCGACTCGTCCGCGAGTCGGGCGGTACGGTCCGCGTGCAGGATGAAGGCTCTCAGCTCGCGGCTCTGGCGCTGACCCGGGCCCTTCCCGCTCAGCCGGGGGAGGTGTGGCTGGACCTCTGCGCCGGTCCGGGAGGCAAGACGGCGGTGCTGGCCGCCGAGGCCCTGCAGGTGGGGGCGCGCGTAGAGGCGAACGAGGTCTCGCACGCGCGCGCTGGCCTGGTGCGGCAGGCGATCTCCGGCATCCCGCTCGAGGTGCCGGTGTCGGAGGAGGACGGACGGGTGCGGCCGGGTGCCGGCGCCTACGACCGGATCCTGGTCGACGCGCCATGCACCGGACTCGGCGCTCTGCGCCGACGGCCCGAAGCGCGGTGGCGCAAATCCCCGGCCGACGTCGCCGAATTGACGCAGCTGCAGGGGGAGCTCCTCCTTTCGGCGATCGGCGGTCTGCGCTCCGGCGGCGTGGTCGCGTACGTCACCTGCTCGCCGCACCTGGGTGAGACCGCGGGAGTCGTCAGCGAAGTGCAACGCGCCTTCGGAGGTTCGCTCGAAGAGCTCGACGCCCGCGAGGTGCTCCGAGCCATCTCGGGCGCCGAACCGGATCTCCCCGCCCAGAAGGACGGCTCCGGTCGGGCGCAGCTGTGGCCGCACCGCCACAACACGGATGCGATGTCCATCACGCTGCTGCGGCGGCCCTGA
- the fmt gene encoding methionyl-tRNA formyltransferase, which yields MRLVFAGTPDAAVPSLRLLAASEHEIVTVVTRRDAPVGRKRVITPSPVASAAQELGIPTIRTDRLDAEATAQIAALEPDLGVIVAYGGLVREPLLSAPARGWINLHFSLLPRWRGAAPVQHALIAGDPVTGAAVFQLVPALDAGDVYAAREYAVPDGATAGDVLSTLSVEGATLLHEVVDAIAAGAARATPQTGVATLAPKLGDEDGRLRWDESRDAVLARLHGVTPEPGAHTTFDGARVKILAASEAPENAPHLEPGAVATHGGVVLVGTATDPVTLDRVQPAGKAPMNPADWWRGRRDAGTPPRAGS from the coding sequence ATGCGCCTCGTCTTCGCCGGCACACCCGATGCCGCAGTTCCCTCGCTGCGCCTGCTCGCGGCATCCGAGCACGAGATCGTGACCGTCGTCACCCGCCGGGACGCCCCCGTGGGCCGCAAGCGGGTGATCACGCCTTCCCCCGTGGCTTCCGCGGCCCAGGAGCTCGGGATCCCGACGATCCGCACGGATCGGCTGGACGCCGAAGCGACAGCACAGATCGCGGCACTGGAACCCGACCTCGGCGTGATCGTGGCGTACGGCGGTCTGGTTCGCGAACCCTTGCTGTCCGCGCCGGCCCGCGGCTGGATCAACCTGCATTTCTCGCTGCTCCCGCGCTGGCGAGGCGCGGCGCCGGTGCAGCACGCTCTGATCGCGGGGGACCCCGTGACGGGCGCGGCCGTGTTCCAGCTCGTGCCCGCGCTCGACGCGGGAGACGTGTACGCCGCGCGCGAGTACGCCGTTCCGGACGGCGCGACCGCCGGCGACGTGCTGAGTACGCTGTCCGTCGAGGGAGCCACGCTGCTGCACGAGGTGGTCGATGCGATCGCCGCAGGCGCCGCGCGGGCGACCCCGCAAACGGGGGTCGCGACGCTCGCCCCGAAGCTCGGCGACGAGGACGGCCGGCTGCGATGGGACGAGTCCCGGGACGCGGTGCTGGCGCGCCTGCACGGAGTGACCCCCGAGCCCGGCGCACACACGACGTTCGACGGCGCACGGGTGAAGATCCTCGCCGCAAGCGAAGCACCCGAGAACGCACCGCACCTCGAGCCGGGGGCGGTTGCCACGCACGGTGGCGTCGTCCTGGTCGGCACCGCCACCGATCCGGTCACGCTCGACCGGGTCCAACCCGCCGGAAAGGCCCCCATGAACCCTGCAGACTGGTGGCGCGGTCGCCGCGACGCGGGCACCCCGCCTCGGGCCGGCTCGTGA